The window TTATATGCCATAGATTGGGCCCTGGCCAATAAAAACAGTCAGATATGGAACGGTTCCTATTCAAGGGCCTTGGAAAATATGGTCTACCTGGCCCTTTGCCGGCAATGGCACAGAGTGCAGTACTATCTGACCAAAAGGAAACGGCTGGAGGTGGATTTTGTCGGGGTGGACAGTCATGGCAACCCTGGTATAGCCGTGCAGGTCTGCATGGACATCAGCCGGGAGGCCACCATTCAACGTGAGCTTGAGGCACTGGCAAAAACCGCCGGCTATTTCGGCATAAAAGAGAACCTGATCATCACCTACAACCAGGAAGAAGATTTTTCCGTCGCCGGGATCGCCATCCGGGCCATTCCTGCCTGGAAATGGTTGCTTCAAGACCGATCATCTTGAATAATGCCAGGTCTTGCCGATATCGCTTGACCCCGTGGAGGCCTGGTACAGCATCGAGTGGTCCCGGCGTAAAGGATCCAGTCGAGCAAATATTTGAAGTATCGTACAATACCGATATGCGAGGGGGGTGATTTATGACAGTGATCTCCAGCACCATGAAAAGGCGACCGTCAAAGATATCATTGTCATCACAGATTGCGGACCCCGTATCCTGAAAACGGTTGGCATCGGTTTCTGGATACGGTGAGTTTGCAAGACAACACATCTCAACCAACGCCAAGTTCTGGGTAGCCTGCACACAACCACTCACAGGGTAAGCCCCCGCCGGACTCCGGGTTGCCTCCTGTCCGGTAAGCGCTTGCAGGGAAAGGAGTGTGCTCGACAGGTGGTCGCGCCACCCTGTGAGTGGTTAGATCACGATCATCGCTCCATGTTTTTTTCATTGTCCACGGTTTTTTTCATCCTCAGTCTTCTGTCCTCCGTCCTCTGTCCTCTGTCCTCAGTCCTCTGTCTTCCGTCTTCTGCTTGCCACGCCGTAGCCTCTTGTCCGCCGCAGCCTTCAGGCGAAGGAGGATGGCGAAGGCGGGTCCTCTGTCCTCCGTCCACATTCAATTCATCGAGCCGTCATCCCCGGCCGGCATTGGCACCTTCAATAAATTGATCCCCTCCTTTTCCAGGGTCTTCTCTTCCTCGGCCGTGGTCACCCCCCGAATGTTGCGGGGTTTCTCCACGCCGTAATGAATCTTGAGCGCCTCCGTGGCCAGGCGCGGGCCCACATCCTCGAAATTGTTTTTGACGAAATCCTGTACCGCACGCAGGAGACGGGCACCCTTGGCCTTTTCCCCCTCCGATGGCTCGGATCTGTCCTCCGCCGGCGGTTGGACTGCCGGCCGGGGCCCGGACCGGAGACTGCTCACCGGCGAGAGGATCTTGCGTACTTTCTGGCTGCCGCACTGGGGGCAGACCAGCAGGGCCGCGGTCTGCTGCGACTCAAAATCCCGGCGGTCCTCGAACCACCCTTCAAAGGTGAAACCGCAGGTACAGATTAGATCAAAAACAATCATACGGTCAACCGCTTGATCCGCTCCCGGATCGGGGGGTGGGTGCTGAACAGGTTGGCCATGGTCGAGGCGGACAGCGGGTTAACGATATACATCTGGGCCGTGGCCGGATTGACCTTCATCGGCCGCTGCCGGTTATAGCTCTCCAGTTGCCGCAGGGCGCTGGCCAGGGCCTCGGGCCGGCCGCTGATCCGGGCGGCGGCGGCATCGGCCTGGTACTCGCGGCTGCGGGAGATGGCCATCTGGATCAAGGCCGCGGCAATGGGGCCGACAATCATCATCACCAGCATGCCCAGCAGACCGCCGCCCTCATCGTCGTCGCTCCCGCCTATGCCGAAGATCATGGACCACTGGGCCATGGTGGCCAGGTAACTGATCGCGCCGGCCATCACCGCGGCAATGGAGCTGACCAGGATATCCCGGTTCTTGATATGGCCCAGTTCGTGGGCCAGCACCCCTTCCAGTTCCTCCCGGCTCAGGATGCGCAACAGCCCCTCGGTCACCGCCACGGCCGAGTGTTCGGGGTTGCGGCCGGTGGCAAAGGCGTTGGGGGTCTCGTTGGGGATGATATAGACCCGGGGCTTGGGCAACCCGGCCCGCTGGGCCAGGCCGGCCACCAACTGGTGCAGCTCCGGGGCCTGGGCCGGGGATACCTGTTGTGCCTTGCTCATGGCCAGGGCCATCTTATCGCTGTACCAGTAGGCAAAAAAGTTCATCCCCAGGGCCATGACCAGGGCAAACGCCAGGCCGCTGCCGCCGCCAAGGGCCTGACCGGCCAGCATCAACAGACCGGTCAGGGCCGCCATCAACATGAATGTCTTAACAAAATTCATTTTGCCAAAAACCTCTGAACCACAGTAACCGTTCACCAGGGGGCTACAGATTTACGGAAACCACCGGCCTGTAAGCGTTTACCAGTGCCAAGGATTCGTGCAAGCAGGCCGGCGAATCCATAGTATGCCTATGTGAGCCGGCCTGATCGTGCGAAGACGGGGTGCTGGTGAACGCTTACGGACCACAAACCCCCGGCCTGGGGCCTGAACGGCTCTGGGACGGGGGCTTTTGAATTACTATAAGTCCGGCTGATGCCTTGTCAAGAGCGACAGCGGCGGGCAATGGGACAGGGGATCTTATTCCAGTTGGTTGCCGGAACCGATGATATGGATGTCCCGCTGCGGGAAGGGTATGACGATGTTCCGCTCGTCAAAGGCCTGGTAGGCGGCCTTGAGCAGGTTGTGGGTCTCAAGCCCCTTCAGGCTCGGATCATCGACCCAGCAGAGCAGTTCGAAATTCACCGAGGAGTCGGCAAAGGTGCGGACCCGCACCCGGGGCGCGGGCTCCGGCGAGACGTTGGGATTGGCGCGGACCACGTCGAGCAGCACCTGCTCCACCCGGTTGAGATCGCTGCCATAGGCCACCCCCACCGGCACCCGGATCCGGAACCGGGGGATCGGCGCGCTTTCATTGATGATCTTCGAATTGGCCAGGATCGAGTTGGGCACCGTGATCAGGACGTCATCCCGGGTCTTGACCCGGGTGGAACGGATGCCGAGTTCCACCACCTCGCCCCGCTCCCCGCTGTCAAGGATGATATAGTCGCCCACCTTGAAGGTATTGTCCATGAACAGGCTGATACCGCCGAAAAAATTGGCCAGGGTGTCCTTGGCCGCCAGGGCCACCGCAATACCGGCAATACCGGCCGAGGCAAAGAGCGGGGTAAGATCCACGTCCCAGATGGCCAGCAGCCAGAGCAGCCCGGCAATGATCACCACCACCCGGGCCACGTTCTTCAGCAGTTGAAACAGGTCCTTGCCCACCTTGCCCCGGGTAAGGGCCAGGGCCAGGCTCCTCTCCGCCGCGGTGTTCAGGAAACGGAACGTCGCCACCAGCCAGAAGAGAAGAATCGAACTCTGGACGACCCGGGGCAGAACAAGCTGCCAGGGCGGTTGCAGCGGTTGGAGTACCAGGGCATGGAGCACGCCGAGCAGAAAAACCGTGCTGCAGATCGGGGCATGGAGAATGGCGATCAGATCGTCGTCAAAGGTCAGTTCGGTCCGGGCGGCCAACTGGCGGAACACCCGGTCGATGAGCAGGTCGGCCGCCTTGGCCAGGGCCGCGTAGACCGCCACCACCACCACCCGCTTGAGCAGGATGTTCTCACTGAAGACCTGGTACTGGTCAAGCAACACGCTGAAATCGATCAACTCTCCCCTCCCCTGATCCTATTCCGACGCATCATCAAGCCGCACCGCCTCGTCGATCAACATGATCGGAATATCGTCCTTAACAGGATAGAGCAGCTTGCAGGTCCCGCAGACCAGGCCGTCTTTTTTGTCGGTCAAGGTAACCCGGCCCTTGCATTTGGGACAGGCAAGGCTGGCAAGCAGTTCCTCACTGATCATGGTTCGTTCCTCCGTTTTCCGGCACGCCAATGCCGCGGGTCAGCAATTACAAAAAAATTTATAGATATATAGCATACTCAAACGATCCCACCAAGTAATCATCCGTTGAATCCAGCCGATCTCCGGCGTCACATCTTCGCCCGGTGGCTCAACCACGGCCGGCGGGCCGGCAGGGTTGAACCGTCCATCTCTCTGAGCAGGGTCAGTTGCGCGATGAGCGCAACCACCGCGGTCTCCAGCCGGAGGATCCGGGGGCCCAGGGTGAATGGCTTGAAGCCGCAGCCCCGGAACCGGCTGACCTCAAAATTCACCCAGCCGCCCTCCGGACCCAGGGCCAGCAGGACCCGGCCGCTATCCAGCGGCCGGACCAGGCCGGCCAGGGTGGTCGGCCCTTGGGGATGGGCCAGCAGACAGTGGCTGTACCCGGAAAGCAGCCCGGGCAGAAAATCCTCGACAAAGGGCCGGAACCGGGGATGGATGGAGACCCCGGGCAGCCTGGTATCCACGGCCTGCTCCAGCCCGTCGATCAGATATGAACGATAATTTTCGTTTTTCAAAAGCGATGCCTGGAAAAAACTCTTTTCCACCCGGTTGGAGTTGATCAGAAAAATCCGGCCCACGCCCAGGGAAGCGGCCTGGGCCAGGATCCTCTTCAACATGATCGGCCGCGGCAGGGCAATGATCAGATCGATCAAGGGCCGGGCCGGGGGCGGAGAGAGGGGGGTAAAAAAAAGTACCACCCGGTGACTGTCCAGCTCCTCGATCCGGCCCTGGCCGAGGTCACTGTTAATGATTCCCATCCGGAGGATGTCGCCGGGCCCGGCCTTGATAACTTTTACAATATGGTCCAGCCGGCGATCGTGGAGAATCACCCGGCCGGCCGGATCAAGCTCCTCAGGGCTTATGAGAATACAGTTCATCGGAAAAATCCATTGATCCGGTGGGTCAGGTGGGTTCTAATATTTCAATGGCGTCGCAAAAAAAACGCCAGCTACCGCGTTGCGCTAAATTGTCTCGTCACTGCGGCGTACCTGAGTACGCCTCATTCCTCGAAATTTGCGCGCCTTGTATCTGACGATTTTTGCTTAGCCATCCCGAATACTGATTTTTACTTTTACGGAATCCTTGTCCCGTGCGCCCTGGCGCTGAAGATTGCCAACCCGGCCGCAATCGCTGCCATTCCGAAATACACGCCATGGTTCTTCTATACAATTTCTTCCAGATCCTGGCCCTGATTCTATTCTTTCCGTTTGTTTTCGTCAAAATAATCACCTCGGGCAAGTACCGGAGTCTGGTGCCTGTCCGGTTGGGATTCGGACTTGACCATCGGCTGAAAAGACTTGGGCCGGACAGGCCGCGGATCTGGGTCCATGCCCTGTCCGTGGGCGAGGTCAGCTCGGCCCAATCGCTGGTCCGCTCCATCCGGGCCGCCTATCCCGGAGCGGCCCTGATCTTTTCCGCCACCACCTTGACCGGGATGAAGCTGGCGGCCCAGAGTCTGTCCCGGGAGGTTGACCTGTTCATCCACTTTCCCCTGGATTTTTTTATCACCACCAACCGGTTTCTCACCCAGGTCGATCCGGATCTGTTCATCCTGGTGGAGACCGACTTCTGGCCCAACTTCATGCACACCCTCAAACGAAAAAAAATCCCGGCCCTGCTGGTAAACGGCCGGATATCGACCCGGTCCCATGATCGCTACCAGCGTTTCCGATTTTTTTTCGCCCCGCTCTTTTCCTGTTTCCGCTTTCTCTCCATGCAGACCGCGATCGATGCCGAGCGGATGCGCGGACTGGGGATCCCGGCGGAGCGGATCAAAACGCTGGGCAACCTCAAATATGATGCGGTATTGCCGGGCCGCGGCACCAATGATGCACTCAACCGGGCGGCCCTGGACATTGACGAAAAAAAAACAATATGGCTGGCCGGCAGCACCCATGCGGGGGAGGAGGAGATCATCTTCCAGGTGTTCAGCCGCCTGGGCCGCCGGTTCCCCGCGCTCTTGCTGATCATTGCCCCGCGCCATATAGAACGAACCCCGGAGGTGCTGGCCGCGGCCAAGCGCCAGGGGCTCACCGCCAGATGCCGGACCGGGGATGCGGCTGACATTGACGGGGCAACCGTACTGATCCTCGACACCATCGGCGAACTGGCCTCCCTTTACCGATCCTGCGACCTCGCCTTTGTCGGCGGCAGCCTGGTTGCGGCCGGCGGACACAACCCGCTTGAACCGGCGGCCCATGGCCGGCCGGTGCTTTTCGGGCCCCACATGGAGGATTTCCAGGAAATCGCCCGCGACCTGGTCCAGTGCGGCGGCGGCCGGATATGCAGGGACGGTAATGCGCTCTTCTACCAGGTCGAGCAATGGCTGGCCGATCCCAGGGCTCGCAAGCGGGCCGGGGCGAACGCCGCGGCCATGGTTGCCGAACAACAGGGGGTGAGCGAACGCCATCTCCAGCTGATCAAGGAGTTGCTGGTTGCGGAAGACCAGGGAGAATCGAAACGGTGAGCCAGGCGCCCGATACAAAAAAGCTTGACCGTCTTTTTACGCTGGGCCGCCCCCTGGCGCCGATATACGGGGCGATCATGCGACTGCGGGCCTGGCTCTACAGTAAAAAAATATTCAGGCGGCACCGGCTGCCGGTCCTGGTGATCAGCGTCGGCAACCTGAGCATGGGCGGCACCGGCAAGACCCCGATGGTCATCTATCTCGCCCGTTTTCTGCGCAAGGCCGGCCGGCGGCCGGCAATAATCAGCCGGGGCTATGGCGGCAAGAGCAGAAAACCGGTCAATATCGTTGCGGACCAGGGGGGAATCCACCTGCCGGCCGAACTCTGCGGCGACGAACCGCGCCTGCTGGCCGAATCATTGGCCAAGGTGGTGGTGGCCACCGGCAGAAACCGCGTCCGGGTGGGCCGCCACCTGCTCCGGCACTATCCACTGGATACCCTGGTGCTGGACGACGGCTTCCAGCATCTTGCCCTGGAGCGGGATCTCGACCTGGTGCTGTTCAGCAGCCGCTCCCTGCTCGACCCCGCTTTTCTGCGGCCCGGCCGGGTGCTGCCCGGCGGCCCCTTGCGGGAACCGCCCAGGGCCCTTGAGCGGGCCGATGCCTTTGTGATAACCGGCATAACCGACCATACCCGGGACGCGGCCCAGGTATTCAGAACAAGATTAAGCGAGCGATTTCCCCGACAGCCGGTTTTTTTCAGCTCCTATCAACCCGAGCGGATCACCAGCCGGACCAGGGACCCGGCCCCGTCCCTGGACCGGGTCCGGCAGATACCCCTGTTCGGCTTCTGCGGCATCGCCGACCCGGAACCCTTTTGCCGCCTCCTGGCCGACGCGGGTTTCCGGATCACGGATTTTACCGCCTTTCCGGACCACCATTCCTATGGCAGATCCGATCTTGCCCGGCTGATGACCAGGGCCGCGGACCAGGGCGCCCGCGGTCTGATCACCACTGAAAAGGACCTGGTCAAGCTGAAATCCCTGGGTCCGGCCCCCCTGCCCATCTACGGTCTGGCGATATCAATACGGATGGAAGAGAACTTTGACCAGTTTCTGGCCAACCGGCTCACCGCTCCCTGAACCCGGGAAACAGGTTGGTTTTTTTTGGTTTATCAGATAAAAGCTGTAAAGACTTTGAGGACGGTTGGTTTATTCAATTTACAAGGATGCACACGGATATCAAAATCAGCCCC of the Desulfobacterales bacterium genome contains:
- the lpxK gene encoding tetraacyldisaccharide 4'-kinase, coding for MSQAPDTKKLDRLFTLGRPLAPIYGAIMRLRAWLYSKKIFRRHRLPVLVISVGNLSMGGTGKTPMVIYLARFLRKAGRRPAIISRGYGGKSRKPVNIVADQGGIHLPAELCGDEPRLLAESLAKVVVATGRNRVRVGRHLLRHYPLDTLVLDDGFQHLALERDLDLVLFSSRSLLDPAFLRPGRVLPGGPLREPPRALERADAFVITGITDHTRDAAQVFRTRLSERFPRQPVFFSSYQPERITSRTRDPAPSLDRVRQIPLFGFCGIADPEPFCRLLADAGFRITDFTAFPDHHSYGRSDLARLMTRAADQGARGLITTEKDLVKLKSLGPAPLPIYGLAISIRMEENFDQFLANRLTAP
- a CDS encoding mechanosensitive ion channel family protein, producing MIDFSVLLDQYQVFSENILLKRVVVVAVYAALAKAADLLIDRVFRQLAARTELTFDDDLIAILHAPICSTVFLLGVLHALVLQPLQPPWQLVLPRVVQSSILLFWLVATFRFLNTAAERSLALALTRGKVGKDLFQLLKNVARVVVIIAGLLWLLAIWDVDLTPLFASAGIAGIAVALAAKDTLANFFGGISLFMDNTFKVGDYIILDSGERGEVVELGIRSTRVKTRDDVLITVPNSILANSKIINESAPIPRFRIRVPVGVAYGSDLNRVEQVLLDVVRANPNVSPEPAPRVRVRTFADSSVNFELLCWVDDPSLKGLETHNLLKAAYQAFDERNIVIPFPQRDIHIIGSGNQLE
- a CDS encoding 3-deoxy-D-manno-octulosonic acid transferase produces the protein MRPGAEDCQPGRNRCHSEIHAMVLLYNFFQILALILFFPFVFVKIITSGKYRSLVPVRLGFGLDHRLKRLGPDRPRIWVHALSVGEVSSAQSLVRSIRAAYPGAALIFSATTLTGMKLAAQSLSREVDLFIHFPLDFFITTNRFLTQVDPDLFILVETDFWPNFMHTLKRKKIPALLVNGRISTRSHDRYQRFRFFFAPLFSCFRFLSMQTAIDAERMRGLGIPAERIKTLGNLKYDAVLPGRGTNDALNRAALDIDEKKTIWLAGSTHAGEEEIIFQVFSRLGRRFPALLLIIAPRHIERTPEVLAAAKRQGLTARCRTGDAADIDGATVLILDTIGELASLYRSCDLAFVGGSLVAAGGHNPLEPAAHGRPVLFGPHMEDFQEIARDLVQCGGGRICRDGNALFYQVEQWLADPRARKRAGANAAAMVAEQQGVSERHLQLIKELLVAEDQGESKR
- a CDS encoding 16S rRNA (uracil(1498)-N(3))-methyltransferase, with the protein product MNCILISPEELDPAGRVILHDRRLDHIVKVIKAGPGDILRMGIINSDLGQGRIEELDSHRVVLFFTPLSPPPARPLIDLIIALPRPIMLKRILAQAASLGVGRIFLINSNRVEKSFFQASLLKNENYRSYLIDGLEQAVDTRLPGVSIHPRFRPFVEDFLPGLLSGYSHCLLAHPQGPTTLAGLVRPLDSGRVLLALGPEGGWVNFEVSRFRGCGFKPFTLGPRILRLETAVVALIAQLTLLREMDGSTLPARRPWLSHRAKM
- a CDS encoding DUF1178 family protein, with amino-acid sequence MIVFDLICTCGFTFEGWFEDRRDFESQQTAALLVCPQCGSQKVRKILSPVSSLRSGPRPAVQPPAEDRSEPSEGEKAKGARLLRAVQDFVKNNFEDVGPRLATEALKIHYGVEKPRNIRGVTTAEEEKTLEKEGINLLKVPMPAGDDGSMN
- the htpX gene encoding zinc metalloprotease HtpX, which gives rise to MNFVKTFMLMAALTGLLMLAGQALGGGSGLAFALVMALGMNFFAYWYSDKMALAMSKAQQVSPAQAPELHQLVAGLAQRAGLPKPRVYIIPNETPNAFATGRNPEHSAVAVTEGLLRILSREELEGVLAHELGHIKNRDILVSSIAAVMAGAISYLATMAQWSMIFGIGGSDDDEGGGLLGMLVMMIVGPIAAALIQMAISRSREYQADAAAARISGRPEALASALRQLESYNRQRPMKVNPATAQMYIVNPLSASTMANLFSTHPPIRERIKRLTV
- a CDS encoding Trm112 family protein is translated as MISEELLASLACPKCKGRVTLTDKKDGLVCGTCKLLYPVKDDIPIMLIDEAVRLDDASE